In the Kribbella sp. NBC_00482 genome, one interval contains:
- the rplJ gene encoding 50S ribosomal protein L10, producing the protein MARPDKAAAVAELTDEFRSSNGAVLTEYRGLTVAQLKQLRVSLGDDVNYAVVKNTLTKIAAKDAGVDSFDSLLEGPSAIAFIKGDPVVAAKGLRDFAKANPLLVIKGGVLEGKALGSDEISKLADLESREVLLAKLAGAMKAAPQQAVSLFAAPLSQAARLFAALQDKLPAAEAPVQDAVADVQDTVEAPAEASTEETAAADS; encoded by the coding sequence ATGGCGAGGCCGGACAAGGCAGCCGCTGTCGCGGAGCTGACGGACGAGTTCCGTAGCTCCAACGGCGCCGTGCTGACCGAGTACCGCGGTCTCACCGTTGCGCAGCTCAAGCAATTGCGAGTTTCGCTCGGTGACGACGTGAACTACGCCGTGGTGAAGAACACGCTGACCAAGATCGCGGCCAAGGATGCGGGAGTCGACTCGTTCGACTCGCTGCTCGAAGGCCCCTCGGCAATCGCCTTCATCAAGGGCGACCCGGTGGTTGCGGCCAAGGGACTGCGTGACTTCGCCAAGGCGAACCCCCTGCTCGTCATCAAGGGTGGAGTGCTGGAAGGTAAGGCACTCGGCTCTGACGAGATCAGCAAGCTCGCTGACCTGGAGTCGCGTGAGGTTCTCCTCGCGAAGCTCGCAGGTGCGATGAAGGCGGCCCCGCAGCAAGCGGTGTCGTTGTTCGCTGCTCCGCTGTCGCAGGCCGCGCGCCTGTTCGCGGCGCTGCAGGACAAGTTGCCGGCCGCGGAAGCCCCTGTGCAGGACGCAGTGGCGGACGTTCAGGACACGGTCGAGGCACCTGCCGAGGCGAGCACCGAGGAGACTGCCGCAGCCGACAGCTGA
- a CDS encoding ABC transporter ATP-binding protein: MGVEVRVEGLTKSFGSQLIWGDVSLTLPAGEICVMLGPSGTGKSVFLKTLIGLLKPDKGHVYIEGTDIATCSERELYDVRRLFGVLFQDGAMFGSMNLYDNVAFPLREHTKKSESDVRSIVMEKMEMVGLVGAEKKLPGEISGGMRKRAGLARALVLDPQILLVDEPDSGLDPVRTSFLNQVMIDLNEAFSPTFLIVTHDVNTARTVPDNIGMLYHRHLAMFGPREMLLSSEEPVVRQFLNAQMVGPIGMSEEKDADELAAEAGQELPPLPPIPIQQLPSSGMLRPTQRPPGEWCRENGVTPPPGSFESNAVGAR; encoded by the coding sequence GTGGGCGTAGAAGTCCGCGTCGAAGGTCTCACCAAGTCCTTCGGCAGCCAGCTGATCTGGGGCGATGTGTCCCTGACGCTGCCGGCCGGTGAGATCTGCGTGATGCTCGGCCCGTCCGGTACCGGCAAGTCCGTGTTCCTGAAGACGCTGATCGGTCTGCTCAAGCCCGACAAGGGCCACGTGTACATCGAGGGCACCGACATCGCCACCTGCAGCGAGCGCGAGCTGTACGACGTACGGCGGCTGTTCGGCGTGCTGTTCCAGGACGGCGCGATGTTCGGCTCGATGAACCTGTACGACAACGTCGCGTTCCCGCTCCGCGAGCACACCAAGAAGTCCGAGTCCGACGTCCGCTCCATCGTGATGGAGAAGATGGAGATGGTCGGCCTGGTGGGCGCGGAGAAGAAACTGCCCGGCGAGATCTCCGGCGGGATGCGCAAGCGCGCCGGCCTGGCCCGCGCGCTGGTGCTGGACCCGCAGATCCTCCTCGTCGACGAGCCCGACTCCGGCCTGGACCCGGTCCGTACGTCGTTCCTGAACCAGGTGATGATCGACCTGAACGAGGCGTTCAGCCCGACGTTCCTGATCGTCACCCACGACGTCAACACCGCGCGCACCGTGCCGGACAACATCGGCATGCTCTACCACCGGCACCTGGCCATGTTCGGCCCGCGGGAGATGCTGCTGTCCAGCGAGGAGCCGGTGGTCCGCCAGTTCCTGAACGCGCAGATGGTCGGCCCGATCGGCATGTCCGAGGAGAAGGACGCCGACGAACTGGCCGCCGAGGCCGGCCAGGAACTGCCGCCGCTGCCGCCGATCCCGATCCAGCAGCTGCCCAGTAGCGGCATGCTCCGGCCGACCCAGCGCCCGCCGGGAGAGTGGTGCCGCGAGAACGGCGTCACCCCGCCGCCGGGCTCCTTCGAATCGAATGCGGTGGGCGCCCGGTGA
- a CDS encoding MFS transporter, whose translation MSQARSLWKIAPAVYLPALLYGIGQGAIAPVVALSATHLGASVAVAGLVVAAAGLGQVIGDIPAGALTNRIGERSAMLSATVLVALALAACLVVPTVWGLAIAIGCTGLAGAVWGLARQAYLSEAVPIQLRARALSTLGGVQRIGSFIGPFLGAGAMKFLGTDGAYWVHLVAAVLACAVLVSLPDVANRRGKGPIAAQSTWGVIRDHFPVLRTLGVGALLVGAVRASRQVVIPLWALHIGLDAQTTSIIFGLSGAVDMLLFYPAGSVMDRLGRKWVAVPSMIVLGLAHLLLPLTHTMATLTAVALLMGIGNGLGAGVIMTLGADASPPIGRAQFLGAFRLFADTGNGAGPLLLAGATALLGLGPAIVIMAGTGWAAATAMHRWIPPHPRAEQSA comes from the coding sequence ATGTCACAGGCCCGGAGCCTCTGGAAAATCGCACCTGCGGTCTATCTGCCCGCTCTGCTGTACGGAATCGGTCAAGGCGCGATCGCACCCGTCGTAGCGCTGTCGGCCACGCACCTGGGCGCCTCGGTCGCTGTAGCCGGTCTGGTCGTTGCTGCAGCCGGACTGGGCCAGGTGATCGGTGACATCCCAGCTGGCGCACTCACGAACCGCATTGGCGAGCGCAGCGCGATGCTGTCCGCCACCGTCCTCGTAGCGCTTGCACTGGCAGCCTGTCTGGTCGTTCCCACCGTCTGGGGTTTGGCCATCGCCATCGGCTGCACCGGACTGGCCGGTGCCGTCTGGGGCCTCGCCCGACAGGCCTACCTGAGTGAGGCCGTACCGATCCAGCTACGGGCGCGTGCACTGTCCACACTGGGCGGCGTACAGCGCATCGGCTCGTTCATCGGCCCGTTCCTCGGTGCGGGCGCGATGAAGTTCCTCGGTACGGACGGCGCGTACTGGGTGCACCTGGTGGCCGCAGTACTCGCCTGTGCGGTCCTGGTGAGCCTGCCGGACGTCGCCAACAGACGCGGGAAGGGACCGATCGCGGCACAGTCGACCTGGGGCGTCATCCGCGACCACTTCCCGGTACTGCGGACTCTCGGTGTCGGAGCGTTGCTCGTCGGGGCGGTGCGGGCGTCGCGGCAGGTGGTGATCCCGCTGTGGGCGCTGCACATCGGGCTGGACGCGCAGACGACCAGCATCATCTTCGGACTGTCCGGTGCGGTGGACATGTTGCTGTTCTATCCGGCCGGTTCGGTGATGGACCGGCTCGGTCGCAAGTGGGTCGCCGTACCGTCGATGATCGTGCTGGGGCTGGCACATCTGCTGCTGCCGTTGACGCACACCATGGCCACGCTGACCGCGGTCGCGCTGCTGATGGGGATCGGGAACGGCCTGGGCGCCGGGGTCATCATGACCCTCGGCGCGGACGCCTCACCGCCGATCGGAAGGGCCCAGTTCCTCGGCGCCTTCCGCCTCTTCGCCGACACCGGCAACGGCGCCGGCCCCCTCTTACTCGCGGGCGCGACCGCACTGCTCGGGCTCGGGCCGGCGATCGTGATCATGGCCGGAACCGGCTGGGCGGCGGCCACCGCCATGCACCGCTGGATCCCACCGCATCCGAGAGCAGAACAATCTGCCTGA
- a CDS encoding IclR family transcriptional regulator, whose protein sequence is MQETRGSVQSIDRAVAILRCFDARTPDLGISDLARATGLSTSTVHRLLLAMQENGLVRQTAHRRYAIGPLVVQLAHSGGIPAGLRDAALPVLRALRDDTGETAAVHELLPSGQRVVLDQVESHHQLRRTYTEFGLPVALPLGAPGKALLAFLPFERQQEVLKGPLEQVLPATITDPEVLAEQFAAIRRRGYAMSRTERTPGICSVAAPVFGYSGEVAGCLSVSGPEMRMPVERMEEFGMRVAEGAWSVSELLGATPVARDRSTALAGGR, encoded by the coding sequence ATGCAGGAAACGCGCGGTTCGGTGCAGTCGATCGACCGCGCTGTGGCCATCCTCCGCTGCTTCGACGCGCGCACGCCGGACCTCGGGATCAGCGACCTGGCGCGGGCGACCGGCCTGTCCACGAGCACCGTGCACCGGCTGCTGCTCGCCATGCAGGAGAACGGGCTCGTCCGGCAGACCGCCCACCGCCGGTACGCGATCGGCCCGCTGGTCGTGCAACTGGCGCACAGCGGCGGGATTCCGGCTGGCCTACGTGACGCTGCCCTGCCGGTGCTGCGTGCACTCCGCGATGACACAGGGGAGACCGCGGCGGTGCACGAGTTGCTCCCGTCAGGGCAGCGCGTCGTCCTCGACCAGGTCGAGAGCCATCACCAGTTGCGCCGTACCTACACGGAGTTCGGCCTGCCGGTCGCCCTGCCGCTCGGTGCGCCGGGGAAGGCGTTGCTCGCGTTCCTGCCATTCGAGCGGCAGCAGGAGGTCCTGAAGGGCCCGCTCGAACAGGTGCTGCCCGCGACGATCACCGACCCGGAGGTGCTCGCGGAGCAGTTCGCGGCGATCCGCCGGCGCGGGTACGCGATGTCGCGGACCGAGCGGACGCCAGGGATCTGCAGCGTCGCGGCGCCGGTGTTCGGCTACTCCGGTGAGGTCGCCGGCTGTCTGAGTGTCTCCGGCCCCGAGATGCGGATGCCGGTCGAGCGGATGGAGGAGTTCGGGATGAGGGTCGCCGAAGGTGCCTGGTCGGTGTCGGAGTTGCTGGGGGCCACCCCGGTCGCCCGGGACCGCAGTACGGCGCTGGCCGGCGGCCGGTGA
- the rplL gene encoding 50S ribosomal protein L7/L12 produces MAKLSTEELLGQFKELTLLELSEFVKAFEEEFGVTAAAPVAVAAAPGAPAAAAEEAAEQDEFDVVLEAAGDKKIQVIKEVRGLTSLGLKEAKDLVESAPKPILEKVDKAAAEKAKEALEGAGATVTLK; encoded by the coding sequence ATGGCGAAGCTCAGCACCGAAGAGCTCCTCGGCCAGTTCAAGGAACTGACCCTGCTGGAGCTGTCGGAGTTCGTTAAGGCGTTCGAGGAGGAGTTCGGCGTCACCGCCGCCGCCCCGGTCGCCGTTGCCGCTGCTCCGGGCGCCCCGGCTGCCGCTGCCGAAGAGGCTGCGGAGCAGGACGAGTTCGACGTCGTCCTCGAGGCGGCCGGCGACAAGAAGATCCAGGTCATCAAGGAGGTGCGCGGTCTCACGAGCCTCGGCCTGAAGGAGGCCAAGGACCTCGTCGAGTCGGCCCCGAAGCCGATCCTGGAGAAGGTCGACAAGGCTGCCGCGGAGAAGGCCAAGGAGGCCCTCGAGGGCGCCGGCGCCACCGTCACGCTGAAGTAA